One part of the Vanessa tameamea isolate UH-Manoa-2023 chromosome 8, ilVanTame1 primary haplotype, whole genome shotgun sequence genome encodes these proteins:
- the LOC113399952 gene encoding uncharacterized protein LOC113399952 — translation MGNAKSKKVQKEPDKFFERERWKQQKIEEKKKKNINLQNKRAAVTDRPISSSVTLSPPVPGPGPAPSPAHVRSYDEEALDRMRYQLNNDCDAFLLNNILLSVQFFENYEREVHDIKNHPVSEHQHTMDEAMVRRHKHVFFADRIQECVQEHVFYQRRRDKTEPLIAPRLFIIYDNVEASEPGDTSDYCAVLDAPFYKLRIEDSKEPGYVKLKKLEVLESTLSKETESNIVPQMNSDDSIYTDSEKESNASDDPPYSEKRVDVLRKIKKRLSDLKHEENNKKITIELNGRNIKSSFGDVYTTDMTPNLNNQEVSFNIEEKGYIEDRDVKPRKSILKNTRRFSGPTKEILNKPLLGDTRHISLENITSEDTETSGYRSNTSSRQTESSETESDYGYATITESTTPKKVELTLQTNYTSTSGVLPDESWITVNVKAVDWSDDEDDDTESKVSLSRSLYETNHYLSSIIFMNDFVDNFILNLGSGLGFSQDTIKNALTQGASIYCNAVNNGSSISYEVFPALIAAWPNAANQWIIRERRIIQNPRTNFSYQWPTRYMVSKAIGFGCLLVPLGFRPKRGINPDQRIQWRIIFPAAERYLESCLAHSHMRCYLFALTLHKTFMENETSKIGIDASHIKNHLFWQCEENYARWPEDRLGESLRLFLRSFYVHFGQSRFPNYFIENCNEFKSIPKPMLLKLQRKLADILEAPVMHLLHAIEKIKYMKKDFYPTLNCHRLYDILTCKNPLRILNPQLPIVVPNYDESTDTDDGEQINNIWDKAKAHDKHYQWKKERQRQMKERRRANVTNKKQKTTVKVEKDINKNIILPTKMDAERRRLVLEFFIPHFIAMARSSEKFDSLRQAVIYLEQAQRLSYLLREEPGDSTAYEYLDVITDKLADCRRKLVNQGGYKLPPREKSNLQHSASNSNLMRKHRPRYEHIINQDSSSDACSIHPFTFADVHVENVIIQETKKYLDINGNEESKL, via the exons atggGAAATGCAAAGTCCAAGAAAGTCCAAAAGGAACCCGATAAGTTTTTTGAGCGAGAGCGATGGAAACAGCAAAAAATTGaagagaaaaagaaaaagaatattaatttacaaaacaaaagggCTGCCGTTACAGATCGTCCAATAAGTTCCTCGGTTACATTGTCACCTCCTGTGCCTGGGCCTGGCCCGGCACCTTCTCCAGCACACGTTCGTTCCTACGATGAAGAGGCTCTGGATCGTATGCGGTATCAACTTAATAATGACTGCGATGCCTTCTTGTTAAATAACATTCTTTTGTCGGTGcagttttttgaaaattatgagCG ggAGGTTCATGATATAAAGAACCACCCCGTTAGCGAGCATCAACATACAATGGATGAGGCAATGGTACGGCGACATAAGCATGTATTTTTCGCAGACAGAATACAAGAATGCGTGCAAGAGCATGTATTTTACCAGAGACGGAGGGATAAAACGGAGCCCCTCATCGCTCCgagactttttataatttatgataacgtAGAAGCAAGCGAGCCCGGTGATACTTCTGATTACTGCGCAGTCCTCGATGCGCCTTTTTATAAACTTCGTATAGAGGATAGTAAGGAACcag gatatgtaaaactaaaaaaattagaaGTTTTAGAAAGCACTCTCTCCAAAGAAACTGAGTCAAATATTGTACCTCAGATGAATTCTGATGACAGTATATATACGGATTCGGAAAAAGAATCAAATGCATCAGATGATCCTCCATATTCAGAAAAAAGGGTAGATGTTttgcgaaaaataaaaaaaagattgtcTGATTTGAAGCAcgaagaaaataataagaagATAACCATCGAATTGAATGgtagaaatataaaatcgaGTTTTGGTGATGTTTATACAACAGATATGACACCAAATTTGAATAACCAAGAGGTTTCGtttaatattgaagaaaaaGGATATATTGAAGACCGTGACGTTAAACCaagaaaatctattttaaaaaataccagGCGTTTTAGTGGACCtacgaaagaaatattaaacaaaccaCTACTTGGTGATACGCGGCACATTTCTTTAGAAAACATAACATCTGAAGATACAGAAACTTCAGGTTATCGATCAAATACAAGCAGTCGTCAAACAGAATCGAGTGAAACAGAATCAGATTATGGCTATGCAACAATAACTGAATCAACAACACCTAAGAAAGTTGAGCTTACATTACAAACTAATTACACATCAACATCAGGAGTTTTACCAGATGAAAGTTGGATAACTGTTAATGTTAAAGCTGTTGATTGGAGCGATGATGAGGACGATGATACAGAATCAAAAGTATCATTAAGTCGAAGTTTATATGAAACTAACCATTACCTaagttcaattattttcatgaaCGACTTTGTTGATAACTTCATACTTAATTTAGGATCTGGTTTAGGTTTTTCACAAGATACGATTAAAAATGCTCTAACGCAAGGAGCGAGTATATATTGTAACGCGGTGAATAATGGTTCGAGTATTAGTTATGAGGTTTTTCCTGCATTGATAGCTGCTTGGCCTAATGCTGCTAATCAATGGATTATACGGGAGCGAAGAATAATACAAAATCCAAGGACTAACTTCAGCTACCAATGGCCGACAAGATATATGGTAAGCAAAGCCATTGGTTTTGGTTGCTTGCTGGTGCCGTTAGGATTTAGACCAAAACGTGGAATTAATCCCGACCAAAGAATACAGTGGCGTATCATATTTCCCGCAGCGGAACGTTATTTAGAAAGCTGTTTAGCTCATTCTCATATGCGATGTTACTTGTTTGCTTTGACTCTCCACAAAACTTTTATGGAGAATGAAACATCTAAAATAGGCATAGATGCAAGTCATATCAAGAACCATCTATTTTGGCAGTGTGAAGAAAATTACGCAAGGTGGCCGGAAGATCGACTCGGAGAGTCATTACGTTTATTTTTGCGAAGTTTTTATGTACACTTTGGTCAATCACGttttccaaattattttattgaaaattgtaacGAGTTTAAGTCCATTCCAAAACCGATGCTTTTAAAGCTTCAGAGAAAGTTGGCGGATATTCTTGAAGCGCCAGTTATGCATCTATTACATgcaattgaaaaaattaaatatatgaagaaaGATTTTTATCCAACATTAAATTGTCACAGGCTTTATGATATCTTAACGTGTAAGAATCCATTACGTATTTTAAATCCACAGTTACCTATTGTTGTGCCTAATTACGACGAAAGTACTGACACTGACGACggtgaacaaataaataatatttgggaTAAAGCAAAAGCTCACGATAAACACTATCAATGGAAGAAAGAAAGGCAACGCCAAATGAAAGAACGAAGACGTGctaatgtaacaaataaaaaacagaagACGACTGTGAAAGtagaaaaagatataaataaaaat ATAATATTACCTACCAAAATGGATGCAGAACGGCGACGTCTTGTATTAGAATTCTTCATACCCCATTTCATTGCAATGGCACGTTCAAGTGAAAAATTCGACTCTTTACGTCAGGCTGTAATATATCTTGAGCAAGCTCAGAGATTATCTTATCTTTTGAGGGAAGAACCGGGAGATAGTACTGCGTATGAGTATTTAGATGTGATAACTGATAAATTAGCTGATTGCCGGCGTAAATTAGTTAATCAGGGTGGTTACAAATTACCTCCGCGAGAAAAAAGTAACTTGCAACACAGTGCCTCAAACTCAAATTTGATGCGTAAGCACCGTCCGCGATATGAACACATAATAAACCAAGATTCCTCTTCTGACGCTTGCAGTATACATCCATTTACATTTGCAGATGTTCATgttgaaaatgttataatccaagaaacaaaaaaatatcttgatattAATGGCAATGAAGAATCtaaattgtaa